The sequence GATGCAATCGAGCTAATGATGGAGAAAGGTGTAAGAAGACTCCTTGTAACAAAGTTTGGAATGCCGATGGGTTTCGTCACAGCAGCAGATCTGCTTGCAGCGGTAAATGCCTACAATCACGAGGAAGAGGAATCTGAAAAAGAAGAGGGAGAAGTTTACGGAATATGCGAGGTTTGCGGGCAGTATGCCCAGCTCCACAGAGTCGTCCACGAAGGCTACGAAAGATGGGTATGCGAGAGCTGCAAAGACATGCTTGAGAGTTGAATACTCCTTCGATTATTTTTAAATCTGCTTTAGCTTAGTTTATATTCCCAAAGGTTTAAAACTCTTCTAAGGAATACAAATCTAGAGGTGAAAGAATATGGAAAAGAAAACTGGAACAACCACCGTCGGAATTAAGTTGAAAGATGGAGTAGTGCTGGCCGCAGACACTCAAGCTTCTCTTGATCACATGGTGGAAACACTCAACATAAAGAAAATTCTACCTATAACAGATAGGATAGCAATAACAACTGCAGGAAGCGTTGGAGATTTGCAGGCTCTGGCAAGAATGCTTGAAGCGGAGGCGAGGTATTACCAATTCACATGGGGAAGACCAATGACAGCGAAAGCAATGGCGAACTTACTCAGCAACATACTTAACGAGAGCAAATGGTTCCCCTACATGGTCCAGATAATAATTGGTGGGTACGTTGAAGAACCAACACTCGCAAGCCTTGACCCACTGGGTGGTTTAATCTTTGATAACTACACCGCAACAGGTTCAGGGAGTCCATTTGCAATAGCCATACTCGAGGACGGATACAAGGAAGACATGGCCATTGAAGAGGCCAAAGAATTAGCCATAAGAGCTGTTAGGACAGCGGGTAAGAGGGACGTGTATACCGGAGAAAGAAAAATACAGGTAGTCACAATAACCAAAGATGGCATGAAGGAAGAATTCGTTGAGTTTAAGGAGTGATTGTATGCTTTCTGGTGATTAAATGAGGAACAAATCTCTTTTTGCCCTTTTTCTAATAAGCGTCTTTTTTATTGCGATCTTTTACCATAACTACTCCTATCCGGGTGAAGATGCCCAGCAAGTGCTCCAAATTGCATCCAACATCTCAAAAGAAGTAGAGGGAATAAGGGGGTTGAAATTCAAGGAAACTCCAAAGATAATTGTTCTCACCAGAGAAGAAGCTCTCAAAAAATGGGGACCAGGCAGAGAAGATCACCAAGAAATCAAGAAGTGGGAGCTAATATATAAGATGACTTTTCTTGTCCCCCTCGATTACAACCTTACAAAAACAAAGATAAAAGAAACCGCTTCTTGGATAGCAGTAACTTCGGGAAATAAGGTCTACATAATCTCGGAAAATTTCTTTAAAACCGAGGACACAGCCAAGAGAGTTCTGGCTCACGAGTTTACTCATGTACTACAAAAGCAGTATTTCGACCCAGAGTACCCAAAAACACTCGATGGGAGTTTAGCCGTCAAAGCCCTAGTTGAGGGAGATGCAGATTTAACAGCTGACCTTTATTGCAAGAAGCATGGCATCAAAATAGAGAAGATAACATCACTAAACCTCAGAGACCCTCCTATGAACTTCGGGTACTTTCCTTATGTTTTTGGGGATAAATTTGTCGAGTATCTTTACCAAAAAGGAGGGTGGGAGCTTGTTAACGATGCCTACTCCAATCCTCCTCAGACAACCCAGCAGGTAATGCATCCAGAACTTTATTTGGCCAAAGTTCTCCCCCAAGAGGTAGAGGTAGAATTAGACAGAGAGTACAAGATAATTCACGAAG comes from Thermococcus aggregans and encodes:
- the psmB gene encoding archaeal proteasome endopeptidase complex subunit beta — encoded protein: MEKKTGTTTVGIKLKDGVVLAADTQASLDHMVETLNIKKILPITDRIAITTAGSVGDLQALARMLEAEARYYQFTWGRPMTAKAMANLLSNILNESKWFPYMVQIIIGGYVEEPTLASLDPLGGLIFDNYTATGSGSPFAIAILEDGYKEDMAIEEAKELAIRAVRTAGKRDVYTGERKIQVVTITKDGMKEEFVEFKE
- a CDS encoding eCIS core domain-containing protein; its protein translation is MRNKSLFALFLISVFFIAIFYHNYSYPGEDAQQVLQIASNISKEVEGIRGLKFKETPKIIVLTREEALKKWGPGREDHQEIKKWELIYKMTFLVPLDYNLTKTKIKETASWIAVTSGNKVYIISENFFKTEDTAKRVLAHEFTHVLQKQYFDPEYPKTLDGSLAVKALVEGDADLTADLYCKKHGIKIEKITSLNLRDPPMNFGYFPYVFGDKFVEYLYQKGGWELVNDAYSNPPQTTQQVMHPELYLAKVLPQEVEVELDREYKIIHEDRLGEFYFYLLLLVNGMNQEEALKISIAWKGDKLVLAENSTHYVLIWKSLWSDGKALQEFQNLFIKKSEESSKLKARVITSGNELTLKTVLPKKQ